In Planctobacterium marinum, the DNA window GCGCGGGTGATCTGGATGAATGTAATGGCATGGAAGTCGACGGCCAATATGGCTATTACATCACCGAAACACACCCATGGATACTAAAGTGTTACAAAGGCACCCCAAATTCCTCATTTGATAAACGGGGTAGACGGGCACTGCGCAATTTACTACATCGTCACGAACCCAACGGCAAACTCCATAATCACTAATTTCAGCAAGGGGCAATGCCCCTGTACCCAACGAGAGAATTAAGGCAAAACAATGAGACCCGCAAAACTCTTACTATCCGGTTTACTCGGAGCATTAATTACTTCGCCCTTGTGCGCGACTGAGTTTGACTATGACGGCGATGGTATCGCCGATGTCGCCGTAAGACGACCAGACACCCAACTTTGGTATGTGAAAAATTCAGGCTCAATGGACTACAACTCAGAAAGGGGAGACGGGATCCAGCGGGTGCGCTTCGGTTTGTCAGTAGCGGATATCCCAGTCCCTGCGGATTATGACGGTGATGGCATTACTGATTTTGCAGTGCGTCGTGCCAGCAACTACACCTGGTACGTGCTAAACTCTTCGGGTGATAATACCAACTCCGTGAAAGAAGATGGCATTCAGCGGCAAGTGTTTGGCAGGAATAGCGATGATATCCCTGTACCAGCGGATTATGACGGTGATGGTATTGCTGATTTTGCAGTGCGGCGGTCCTCTAATTACACCTGGTATATAAAAAACTCCAGTGGCAGCAATTTCAATTCTGAAAAAGAAGATGGCATCCAGCGCATAGTATTTGGCAAAAGTCCTGAAGATATTCCGGTAAAAGGCGACTTTGATGGTGACGGTATTGCCGATGTAGCGGTTAAACGCCCCTCCAACGGTTTTTGGTATATTCTCAATAGTAGCGGTGATAATACCAACTCAGAACGGGGTGATGGTATTCAACGGGTCTCCTTCAGCACAGCTATCAATGATATTCCTGTGCCTGCGGACTATGATGGCGATGGTATTACCGATATCGCCTACCGCAATCCTGACAATTTTACCTGGTATATTCGAAGTAGTATTGATACCACAGTAACTGAAATTGAGTTTGGTTTGCACCCGGCGGATATTCCTGTACCCGCTGACTATAATGGCGATGGTAAAGCAGAACTGGCCATTCGCCGCGCGGGTGATCAAACGTTCATTATTTACAATCCAGATGTGGTACCAGGACCTCAAGGTCGTTCAGCTGAGTCTGACGATGATGAACAAGACAGCGAAACGGTTAGCTTTGGTAGTCAGTCAGGGGATGTGCCAGTTAATGCCAGTACTGATCAGATAATGGAAAAGCTGGACGATACCAATGCCAATGCCAATGGCAACTCCAGCAACACCTTGCCCACCGCTAATGCAGGTGACAATCAAACCGTCAGTACCGGCGCCCTCGTTACATTGGATGGAACGGCTAGCTCAGATGATGATGGAGATTCACTTACCTACACCTGGACATTACGGAGTTCACCGGATGGCAGCGAAGCCGCACTAAGTGACAGAACTGCTGCCTCCCCCACTTTTACCGCAGATGTTGATGGCAACTATGTTATTTCGCTGGTTGTTAATGACGGTAGCGAAGACAGTGCGGCTGATAGGGTCAGAATAACGGCAGAAACCACCACCGCTAATACCGCTCCGATGGCTGATGCAGGGAGCGACCAAACCGTCACAGTAGGCACTCGTGTAGAACTAGATGGTTCTGGCAGTAACGATAGTGACGGCGATTCATTGAGTTATACATGGTCATTTTTATCTATGCCTGATGGCAGTGAAGCACAATTAGGCCGCACAAACATTGAATCCCCCAAGTTTACGGCTGACACTGCCGGCACTTATGTACTGCAACTCATAGTTAACGATGGTACAGAAGACAGTGAAGCCGATACGGTTACCATTACCGCTGAGTCGGAAGACGTTAATACAGCACCAACAGCGGATGCAGGAACCGACCAGTCAGCGACTGTTGGTAGCCAGGTTACTCTTGATGGCAGTGGTAGTTCTGATGCTGATGGCGATGCCCTGAGTTACAGCTGGTCATTTAGCAGTGTCCCCGGTGACAGCGATGTGTCGTTGAGCAATGCCGATACCGCGACCCCCAGTTTTACCCCACGAGATGCTGGTGACTACGTCTTAACCCTCACGGTCTCGGATGGAGAAGATAGCGATACCGACACAGTTACGGTGACTGCCAGTGAGGGCAACAGTGCCCCAACAGCTGAAGCGGGAAGCGATCAGAGTGTTACCGCTGGTGATAGCGTGTCGTTAAGTGGTAGCGGCAGCTCAGATGCTGACAATGATACACTGACTTATAGTTGGTCCTTCACCAGCAGACCTGGTGGCAGCACGGCCACCTTAAACAATGCGAATAATGTCAATGCCAGTTTCACTGCCGATACAGAAGGTGATTATTTGGTTCAGCTAACGGTATCTGATGGCGAAGACAGCGATACCGACAGTGTGACCATCAGCGCAGAAGCCGCAACTACCAGTGAACCTACTGACAACGAATCATTATTGGAAACCACCTTTGATGCGGCGCGCTTTGACGCTTCCGCCGATGAAACTATACCGGCAAGACCTTATGTTATGGTAGATTTCGTAGACTATGATAGTGACGGTGACAATGACGCCGCCATCTTGCAATCCAATGGCGTGCCTTACACCTATGACTACGATTACTCCACCTCGGACGCGAACAATATCCAGAATACCTGCTTTGACGATCCCAACAATGGCCCTGACGAGGCTGACAGTGGTGGTTGTTATCCGATTGAAGCCAGTGTCAGAGCGTTTGTAGTACCTACTAACCCAGAAGTGGCGGACAGCATTACCAATGTGAGCTCGGATCAGCATTCAGGCATGGCAATTTCAGGCGCTACTTTTGAGTTGCCCACCGCACCGTCACCGGAAGATAACGCCGGTTATGCCATTACCAATGTATACGACGAAGGCTGGGAAGTACTAGACGATTGTAATGGCCACTCTGGTTATCAGGGAGCCCCTTATCACTACCATGGCGATCCCACGTACCCTATCAACGACGGTACTAATGAACATACCCTGGCCGCCACCGAAGCCTCAGATTGTTTGCCTGATTACGAGTTAGTCGTCGATGAAGATACCGGTCATGCGCCAGTTATCGGATATATGGCGGACGGTTTTCCAATTTACGGTACAGATGGTTACGACATTGGTGATGAGCTAGACGAGTGTAATGGTCACAACGGTACAACATCAGAATTCCCAGACGGAATTTATCACTATCATGCGTTAAATTACGATGCAGTGACCGCCAATGGCACTGGCTCGCGCAATGAGATACCGCCCCTTCCGGAATGCCTGAGTGGCAAGACTTGGTTTGTGCCGGAGTTTCATTCACCAGAGCTTTCTGATTCGGACAAGCGCGATATCGATTCAGAAATCGACGTTGAAAGCACCAATACCACTGTTGATGCCCTTACCTTGGCAACCGCTTTCGCATCCAATCGTTTCTCGGCCACCAGTACGGCAGAAGCACGTCCATACGTCTATGTAAACTTTATCGATTGGGATTTTGATGGCGAAAACGATACCGCATTGTTACTGAGCAATGGTGTGCCTTCAACCTATGATTACGACAACACAACATCCAATAGCGATGATACTGCCAACGTCTGCTTCGACGACCCTGAAGGTGGTCCAGACACGGGATGTTACAGTGTGGATGCTAATAATCGGGTATTCTTATTCTCACTAAATCCGACAGTAGTAGATGCGGTCACCAGCATAAGCGACGAAGACCACAGTGGTATGGCAATTTCCGGGGGCACTTTTGCTCATCCTGATGAAGATTCTCCCAACGGTGAAGGTTATGCAGTACACAACACCTATGATTCCGATTGGGAAGTGCTGGATGACTGCAATGGAAATGTCAGCTATCAGGGCGGCCCGTTCCACTATCACGGAGACCCAACAAACCCGAATCGAGATCAGGTAGATGAGCATACTGCCAGTGCCGCTCGTGCTGAAGGATGTTTACCGGATTTCTCTAGTGATGTAGACGAAACTACCTCCCATGGTACGGTAATTGGTTTCATGGCTGATGGTTTCCCCATTTACGGTGAAGATGGTTACGATTCAGGCGAGACCCTAGACGCCTGCAATGGGCACACTGGCGCTACGCAGGAGTTTCCAAATGGGATTTATCACTATCATGCAATCTCGGCAGATACCGCCAGCTCTGAAAATCTGGCGCCACTGCCCACTTGCTTAAGTGGTGACGTAATCTATATGCCCAATTACCCGGCGCCAGAGCTGAGCGCAACGGAGAATTAGTCAGAGCGCAGCGGACAACTAATCAGATCTACAATCAGAAGCCCATAATGAAAGTACGGAGAACTTAATGACAACACGGATGTTTCGCAGCCTCTTTTTTGGGCCTCTCTGCCTCATTTCGGGCTTGTGTCTTGAGGTGCAAGCTCATCTGCAACCAGAGCATAAGGCTGATGGGTCCCACACGCACAATGCGCATGTCACCACGCCCTTTGTGCTGCTGGAAAGTAGTCGCACCGGTCCCTTATTAAAATACAGTGGTAGCGATGGCAAACTACAAACTTTGTATCGCATACCCAAGGGAGCGCGCCTGTTTCAGTTTGACCACGCCCACGTCGACACAACCGACAAAAAAGCAGAAATGCTATTGGCTTATGGCCCTCAAGGAAAGGGTGAACAAGGTATCTGGCGCTTCGAATATGTGCTACGTACAGCACAAACAGCCACCGTTCGATTAACCCCTGTTATCACTGATAGCGACCCAGACACTTGGTTTTTTGATCCCATTTACGTACCAGGTACACGCAACTTTTATTACATTTCCGCCAAAACAAACAGCGATAGTAAGCGCGCTAGCCAAGACTTAGCAGTATGGTTTTACGATGCTGAAGCAAAGCGCAGCAAACCCATTGCGAAGGGTGCAAGCCACCCAACTATATCTGAAACCGGTGAA includes these proteins:
- a CDS encoding PKD domain-containing protein, which produces MRPAKLLLSGLLGALITSPLCATEFDYDGDGIADVAVRRPDTQLWYVKNSGSMDYNSERGDGIQRVRFGLSVADIPVPADYDGDGITDFAVRRASNYTWYVLNSSGDNTNSVKEDGIQRQVFGRNSDDIPVPADYDGDGIADFAVRRSSNYTWYIKNSSGSNFNSEKEDGIQRIVFGKSPEDIPVKGDFDGDGIADVAVKRPSNGFWYILNSSGDNTNSERGDGIQRVSFSTAINDIPVPADYDGDGITDIAYRNPDNFTWYIRSSIDTTVTEIEFGLHPADIPVPADYNGDGKAELAIRRAGDQTFIIYNPDVVPGPQGRSAESDDDEQDSETVSFGSQSGDVPVNASTDQIMEKLDDTNANANGNSSNTLPTANAGDNQTVSTGALVTLDGTASSDDDGDSLTYTWTLRSSPDGSEAALSDRTAASPTFTADVDGNYVISLVVNDGSEDSAADRVRITAETTTANTAPMADAGSDQTVTVGTRVELDGSGSNDSDGDSLSYTWSFLSMPDGSEAQLGRTNIESPKFTADTAGTYVLQLIVNDGTEDSEADTVTITAESEDVNTAPTADAGTDQSATVGSQVTLDGSGSSDADGDALSYSWSFSSVPGDSDVSLSNADTATPSFTPRDAGDYVLTLTVSDGEDSDTDTVTVTASEGNSAPTAEAGSDQSVTAGDSVSLSGSGSSDADNDTLTYSWSFTSRPGGSTATLNNANNVNASFTADTEGDYLVQLTVSDGEDSDTDSVTISAEAATTSEPTDNESLLETTFDAARFDASADETIPARPYVMVDFVDYDSDGDNDAAILQSNGVPYTYDYDYSTSDANNIQNTCFDDPNNGPDEADSGGCYPIEASVRAFVVPTNPEVADSITNVSSDQHSGMAISGATFELPTAPSPEDNAGYAITNVYDEGWEVLDDCNGHSGYQGAPYHYHGDPTYPINDGTNEHTLAATEASDCLPDYELVVDEDTGHAPVIGYMADGFPIYGTDGYDIGDELDECNGHNGTTSEFPDGIYHYHALNYDAVTANGTGSRNEIPPLPECLSGKTWFVPEFHSPELSDSDKRDIDSEIDVESTNTTVDALTLATAFASNRFSATSTAEARPYVYVNFIDWDFDGENDTALLLSNGVPSTYDYDNTTSNSDDTANVCFDDPEGGPDTGCYSVDANNRVFLFSLNPTVVDAVTSISDEDHSGMAISGGTFAHPDEDSPNGEGYAVHNTYDSDWEVLDDCNGNVSYQGGPFHYHGDPTNPNRDQVDEHTASAARAEGCLPDFSSDVDETTSHGTVIGFMADGFPIYGEDGYDSGETLDACNGHTGATQEFPNGIYHYHAISADTASSENLAPLPTCLSGDVIYMPNYPAPELSATEN